From the genome of Ziziphus jujuba cultivar Dongzao chromosome 6, ASM3175591v1, one region includes:
- the LOC112492383 gene encoding disease resistance protein RUN1-like, whose protein sequence is MGGIGKTTLASVIYQIFLYSHFEGYCFLKNVRGEFERYGINHLRKNLLSMLLKDEAILNMDTPFVVSIFIQDRFHHKKVLVVLDDVDAVSTLQYLIEGFDQFADGSRIIVTTRDVQLLRLVADKIYEVKKLNHFEALQLFSLHAFGQNSDLATNYENLPEKVANYADGNPLALKVLGSSLHSKSKKKWESALGKLQIDPHQDIQKVLKISYDGLSNKGIQDIFLDIACFFNDGTDREYGENILHRSEHFDTTIGISILIDKCLVIKCQRKLYMHALVRQMGKAIVCDENKEPGKRGRLWKTKDVCHVLERNTGSSTIEGILLNQSELQKM, encoded by the coding sequence ATGGGAGGAATTGGTAAAACCACCTTGGCTAgtgttatttatcaaatatttttatattctcatTTTGAAGGTTATTGCTTTCTTAAGAATGTTAGGGGAGAATTCGAAAGATATGGAATAAATCATTTAAGAAAGAATCTTCTTTCCATGTTGTTAAAGGATGAAGCTATTCTAAACATGGACACCCCATTTGTAGTATCAATCTTTATTCAAGACAGATTCCATCATAAAAAGGTCCTTGTCGTTTTAGATGATGTGGATGCAGTATCCACATTACAATATTTAATTGAAGGTTTTGACCAGTTTGCTGATGGAAGTAGAATCATTGTCACTACTAGAGATGTGCAGTTGCTTAGGTTAGTGGCTGATAAAATTTATGAGGTTAAGAAGTTAAATCACTTTGAAGCCCTTCAGCTCTTTAGCTTGCATGCTTTTGGACAAAATTCTGATCTTGCAAcgaattatgaaaatttaccaGAAAAAGTGGCAAATTATGCGGATGGCAATCCATTAGCTCTTAAAGTCTTGGGCTCTTCCCTTCACtccaaaagcaagaaaaaatgGGAAAGTGCATTGGGTAAGCTGCAAATAGATCCTCACCAGGACATTCAAAAGGTGTTGAAAATAAGTTATGATGGATTAAGCAACAAAGGCATCCAGGATATATTTCTTGACATTGCATGCTTCTTTAATGATGGAACTGATAGAGAATATGGAGAAAACATACTACATCGTAGTGAGCATTTTGATACAACAATAGGAATAAGCATTCTCATTGATAAGTGCTTAGTTATCAAATGTCAAAGAAAGTTGTACATGCATGCTTTAGTACGACAGATGGGCAAGGCGATTGTTTGTGATGAAAACAAAGAACCTGGAAAACGTGGTAGACTATGGAAGACTAAGGATGTTTGCCATGTATTGGAAAGAAATACG
- the LOC132803975 gene encoding TMV resistance protein N-like, which yields MASSSSSSSSSSSQEKYDVFLSSGHVNTYKDDENLESSHRFSEIMEAIRESKICIKVFSKDFASSTWCLDEVVRIIECKRDGNDVIIPIFYGIEPSTVRKQEQSYAEAFARHEQRFKDSIYKVHRWSNSLKEVAGIRGYNSKKGR from the exons atggcttcttcttcttcttcttcttcttcttcttcttctcaagaAAAGTATGATGTATTTCTCAGTTCAGGG CATGTCAACACATACAAGGATGATGAAAACCTTGAAAGCAGCCATAGATTCTCTGAAATCATGGAGGCGATTAGGGAATCTAAGATTTGCATAAAAGTTTTCTCCAAAGACTTTGCATCTTCcacatggtgtttggatgaagtGGTCCGCATAATCGAATGCAAGAGAGATGGAAATGATGTTataatacccattttttatgGCATTGAACCATCCACCGTACGGAAACAGGAGCAGAGTTATGCTGAAGCATTCGCCAGACACGAACAACGTTTTAAAGACAGTATCTACAAGGTGCACCGGTGGAGCAATTCTCTCAAGGAAGTGGCTGGTATCAGAGGTTATAATTCAAAGAAAGGAAGGTAA